A stretch of Aureispira sp. CCB-E DNA encodes these proteins:
- a CDS encoding peroxiredoxin-like family protein: MKKLLQATLIITSIIVLCSFTTPTKIANTTPDKHVFLQEGSKAPNFVTKDVLGNQIKLNKVLKDKNVLITFLRPAWCPICNARTHELINSYQEMKEKGIEVIAIYPSSEEELQGYVKDMNIPFTVIADPDEELYKLYGVERSVAKYKRTLKEKKALEAMKKGQDLYKENDNNYGGLREVQAPIIPADFVISQAKVIETAHYGDFIGDHIPVNDIEENLTYDFDLLEDNIRF, translated from the coding sequence ATGAAAAAATTACTTCAAGCAACCTTAATTATAACATCAATTATTGTTTTATGCTCGTTTACTACTCCAACAAAAATAGCCAATACAACTCCTGATAAGCATGTCTTTTTGCAAGAAGGAAGCAAAGCTCCTAATTTTGTGACCAAAGATGTTTTAGGAAATCAAATCAAATTGAACAAGGTTTTAAAAGATAAAAATGTTCTGATTACATTTTTGCGCCCAGCATGGTGTCCAATTTGCAATGCACGCACACATGAATTGATTAATTCTTATCAAGAAATGAAAGAAAAGGGAATCGAGGTTATTGCTATTTATCCTTCTTCTGAGGAAGAACTGCAAGGCTATGTAAAGGATATGAATATTCCATTTACAGTAATTGCGGACCCTGATGAGGAATTGTATAAATTGTATGGAGTAGAGCGCTCAGTGGCAAAATACAAGCGTACCTTGAAAGAAAAAAAGGCATTGGAAGCAATGAAGAAGGGACAGGATTTGTACAAAGAAAATGACAACAATTATGGAGGACTTAGAGAGGTTCAAGCTCCTATTATTCCTGCGGATTTTGTCATTAGCCAAGCTAAAGTAATTGAAACAGCACATTATGGCGATTTTATTGGCGACCATATTCCTGTCAACGATATTGAAGAAAACTTAACTTATGATTTTGATCTACTAGAAGATAACATTCGATTTTAA
- a CDS encoding T9SS type A sorting domain-containing protein: protein MKMYILTLCFLSYSTIWAQDQLPFAYSDNQQSEAVLEVTKPIQTVWNNHTKVAASQTAIIAYPNPTKQKVTLFIEKEFSSIHLKVIDGKGKTMLIDLEVEGKYYTFDWLNLAVGTYYFLITIDGQTEVLSMEKN from the coding sequence ATGAAAATGTATATACTCACACTTTGTTTTTTAAGTTATAGTACGATTTGGGCACAAGATCAATTGCCTTTTGCTTATTCTGATAACCAACAGAGCGAAGCAGTTTTAGAAGTGACCAAACCAATTCAAACTGTATGGAACAATCATACAAAAGTAGCCGCCTCACAAACAGCAATCATTGCTTATCCGAATCCAACCAAGCAAAAAGTGACCCTCTTTATTGAAAAAGAATTTTCTTCGATACATTTAAAAGTTATAGATGGAAAAGGAAAAACGATGTTGATAGATTTAGAGGTAGAAGGAAAGTATTATACCTTTGATTGGTTGAATTTAGCAGTCGGAACGTATTATTTTTTGATAACCATAGATGGTCAAACGGAAGTACTCTCTATGGAGAAAAATTAG